One genomic segment of Thermodesulfobacterium sp. TA1 includes these proteins:
- a CDS encoding CoB--CoM heterodisulfide reductase iron-sulfur subunit A family protein, giving the protein MPKVGVYLCHCGENIKGGVNIQELVEFAKTLPDVTVVRDYFFMCSDPGQELIKKDIQEGLVDRVVVAACTPRTHEPIFRAAVESVGLNKYFCEIANIRDQNTWAHWGKIKEATEKAKRIIKSAVAKVRLAEALEDRFEPMEKSVLVVGGGIAGMFAALDLANMGLKVYLVEKRPSIGGNMAMLDKTFPTMDCSAUILTPKMGEVAQHPNIELITYAEVEDVKGYVGNFEVTIKKKARYVDWDKCTGCGHCMNICPSKAPNEFNLGLDKRPAIYIQFPQAVPKKAVIDAENCLYFKTLRKTGKTACQICQKGIPNKNIEGCPAGAINYEDKDEFIKVKVGSVILATGFKAMEKHHFKEYSPNCPDVVTAMEFERILSPTGPTEGQLKRLSDGQKPKKMAFIACVGSRDERYHSYCSKVCCMYIMKHARILKEKYPDIDLYLFFIDVRTAGKDFEEFYVYTKKLGAKVIRGGRVSAVDVKPDGKLRVRAYDNDLCSPVEVDVDMVVLATAIEPGPDTEKLGRLFSASCGREGFIREVHTKLYPVETSAKGVFIAGCVQGPKDIPESIAQSRAASSAAAALVLPGKIRFEAISAEVIRDKCSSCGVCVQLCPYNAIVLEEYNGVYKAKVEPALCAGCGTCAAACPSKAIIFHGFTTEQIIEQIKAITVD; this is encoded by the coding sequence ATGCCAAAGGTCGGGGTTTATCTATGTCATTGTGGGGAGAACATCAAAGGTGGGGTTAATATCCAAGAATTAGTAGAGTTTGCTAAAACTTTACCTGATGTTACGGTGGTTAGGGACTATTTCTTTATGTGTTCTGACCCTGGGCAGGAGTTGATTAAAAAGGACATTCAAGAGGGTTTGGTTGACAGGGTAGTGGTAGCTGCTTGTACACCAAGGACCCATGAACCTATTTTTAGGGCAGCGGTTGAGTCAGTTGGTTTAAACAAATATTTTTGTGAGATAGCTAATATTAGAGACCAAAATACTTGGGCTCATTGGGGAAAGATTAAAGAAGCTACTGAGAAAGCCAAGAGAATCATTAAAAGTGCTGTTGCTAAAGTAAGGTTAGCTGAGGCTTTAGAAGACCGTTTCGAACCTATGGAAAAGTCTGTATTGGTAGTTGGTGGCGGAATTGCAGGTATGTTTGCAGCTTTAGATTTAGCCAACATGGGATTAAAGGTTTATTTAGTGGAGAAGAGGCCTTCTATCGGCGGTAACATGGCCATGCTTGATAAGACCTTCCCGACTATGGACTGCTCGGCTTGAATACTTACCCCCAAGATGGGCGAGGTCGCCCAGCATCCTAACATTGAACTTATCACCTATGCTGAGGTAGAAGATGTTAAAGGTTATGTAGGAAACTTTGAGGTTACCATCAAGAAAAAAGCGAGATATGTAGACTGGGATAAGTGTACTGGTTGTGGTCATTGTATGAACATTTGTCCTTCAAAGGCTCCTAATGAATTTAACCTTGGGTTAGATAAGAGACCGGCTATTTACATTCAATTTCCTCAGGCAGTACCTAAGAAGGCGGTGATAGATGCGGAGAATTGTTTGTATTTTAAGACATTAAGAAAGACGGGTAAGACTGCCTGTCAGATATGTCAGAAGGGGATACCTAACAAGAACATAGAGGGATGTCCGGCAGGTGCGATTAATTATGAGGACAAGGATGAGTTTATCAAGGTAAAGGTAGGGTCTGTGATTTTAGCTACCGGGTTTAAAGCAATGGAAAAACATCATTTTAAAGAATACTCTCCCAACTGTCCTGACGTAGTAACGGCCATGGAGTTTGAACGTATCCTTTCTCCTACCGGACCTACTGAGGGACAACTTAAAAGATTGTCTGATGGACAAAAGCCAAAGAAGATGGCTTTTATTGCCTGTGTAGGAAGTAGAGACGAAAGGTATCATAGCTATTGTTCTAAGGTCTGTTGTATGTATATCATGAAACATGCAAGAATCTTAAAAGAAAAGTATCCTGACATAGACCTTTATCTATTTTTTATAGACGTTAGGACCGCAGGAAAAGATTTTGAAGAATTTTATGTATACACCAAAAAGCTTGGTGCCAAGGTAATAAGGGGAGGAAGGGTTTCAGCGGTTGACGTAAAACCTGATGGCAAGTTAAGGGTAAGGGCTTATGATAACGACCTATGCAGTCCTGTAGAGGTAGACGTAGACATGGTAGTGTTGGCTACGGCGATAGAGCCAGGACCAGATACAGAAAAATTGGGAAGACTTTTTAGTGCTAGTTGTGGTAGGGAAGGGTTTATCAGAGAGGTTCATACCAAGCTCTATCCAGTAGAGACTTCTGCTAAAGGTGTATTCATTGCTGGATGTGTGCAAGGACCTAAGGACATTCCTGAATCTATCGCTCAGTCAAGGGCTGCTTCTTCTGCGGCGGCTGCTTTGGTATTACCGGGTAAGATTAGGTTTGAGGCGATTTCTGCCGAGGTGATAAGGGATAAGTGTAGCAGTTGTGGGGTTTGTGTACAGCTTTGTCCATACAATGCGATAGTGCTTGAGGAATATAATGGGGTTTACAAGGCCAAGGTTGAGCCAGCCCTTTGTGCTGGTTGTGGGACTTGTGCGGCTGCCTGTCCGTCTAAGGCCATTATTTTCCATGGCTTTACTACTGAACAGATAATAGAACAGATTAAGGCTATAACGGTTGATTAA
- a CDS encoding F420-nonreducing hydrogenase has product MSKPKLAYYLAGGCAGCDISLVDLADFLVDVVSAVDIVFFAPTLVDVKYKDFEALPDGSVDVGLLTGNIRNKEHEHMAKVMRAKCKVLIAYGICASLGGIKGLVNLHSNQELLEKAYRDTFSTDNPSGELPSPRYVVDGKYELELPELTEARTLDQVVEVDYYIGGCPPHYEHVKAALLALLEGKLPPKGSWITMGHAVCEVCARNPVLRGEKKKPVGEVRRVIEGGLVEEECLLEAGYLCLGPVTQGDCGASCLKVNIPCRGCGGPIPGVRDYGLRAISAIASALEDETLVDRIEDPVRLFYRYSLPGSMIRKRLGK; this is encoded by the coding sequence ATGAGCAAGCCTAAGTTAGCATATTACCTGGCAGGTGGATGTGCAGGTTGTGATATAAGTTTGGTTGATTTAGCAGATTTTTTGGTGGATGTGGTTAGTGCGGTTGATATAGTGTTTTTTGCGCCGACACTGGTTGATGTTAAGTATAAGGATTTTGAGGCATTACCCGATGGGTCTGTAGATGTGGGTTTATTGACGGGTAACATAAGGAATAAGGAACATGAGCACATGGCTAAGGTGATGAGGGCTAAGTGTAAGGTGTTGATAGCGTATGGTATATGTGCGAGTTTAGGGGGTATAAAGGGATTGGTGAATTTGCACAGTAATCAGGAGTTGTTGGAGAAGGCGTACAGGGATACGTTTAGCACAGACAATCCGAGCGGGGAGTTACCGAGTCCGAGGTATGTGGTGGATGGGAAGTATGAGTTGGAGTTACCTGAGTTGACGGAGGCGAGGACGCTTGACCAGGTGGTGGAGGTAGATTATTACATAGGAGGGTGTCCGCCGCATTATGAGCATGTGAAGGCGGCGTTGTTGGCGTTATTGGAGGGTAAGTTACCGCCGAAGGGTAGTTGGATAACGATGGGTCATGCGGTGTGTGAGGTATGTGCGAGGAATCCGGTGTTAAGGGGTGAGAAGAAGAAGCCGGTAGGTGAGGTTAGGAGGGTGATAGAGGGTGGATTGGTAGAGGAGGAGTGTTTGCTTGAGGCAGGTTATTTATGTTTGGGACCGGTTACACAGGGAGATTGTGGGGCGAGTTGTTTGAAGGTGAACATACCGTGTAGGGGATGTGGAGGACCGATACCAGGGGTAAGGGATTATGGATTGAGGGCTATAAGTGCGATAGCGAGTGCGTTAGAGGATGAGACTTTAGTGGATAGGATAGAGGACCCGGTGAGGTTATTTTACAGGTATAGTTTGCCTGGGTCTATGATAAGGAAGAGGCTTGGTAAGTAA
- a CDS encoding Ni/Fe hydrogenase subunit alpha, protein MQRIEINPMTRLEGHGKITIFLDDKGNVDNAFWQVVEFMGYEKFLIGMPIEEVPRTVSTVCGVCRAVHFMASLKAADGVYGVLPTETARKLRELFYYAHYVEDHMEIIYALGLPDFVCGPTASPAERNLVGLIMKVGVDVGRDVLKKRFAAVRIMEILGGRPTHPVAAIPGGWSKRLTEEERQEILKYADECVELGKFTLKAFKDLVLSNPQYVELIKGDVYKVVTNYLGTVDGNGKVTYYDGTQVFVDTKGNEIGRFVGKEYLDWIAERTLPWSYQKAPYIKKFGWKGIVDGEGTSLYSVGPLARFNVGNGFDTPGAQEAYEEMLEFFGGKPVHNILGYHWARAIELLHCAEKIKELASDESITAPDVRQELGEPVGEGVGIIEAVRGTLIHHYKTDNKGIVTDANIIVATTHNKGPINIAIKRAAENFIKEGKVDEGILNLVEIAYRPYDLCLACSTHTLPGKLPVQIDIYTKDGELVKSLRNFENLK, encoded by the coding sequence ATGCAGAGGATAGAGATAAACCCCATGACAAGGTTAGAGGGTCATGGGAAGATAACGATATTTTTGGATGACAAGGGAAATGTAGACAACGCCTTTTGGCAGGTAGTAGAGTTTATGGGATATGAGAAGTTTTTAATAGGTATGCCTATAGAAGAGGTTCCAAGAACGGTAAGTACGGTTTGTGGCGTTTGTAGGGCTGTACATTTTATGGCCTCGTTGAAGGCCGCAGATGGGGTATATGGGGTATTGCCTACGGAGACGGCGAGGAAGTTGAGGGAGTTGTTTTACTATGCGCATTATGTAGAGGACCACATGGAGATAATATATGCTTTGGGGTTACCTGATTTTGTATGTGGTCCTACGGCTTCACCAGCTGAGAGGAACTTGGTTGGGTTGATCATGAAGGTAGGTGTAGATGTAGGAAGGGATGTTTTAAAGAAAAGGTTTGCTGCGGTTAGAATTATGGAAATCCTTGGAGGGAGACCAACTCATCCAGTTGCGGCGATACCAGGTGGGTGGAGCAAGAGGTTAACCGAGGAGGAGAGGCAGGAGATACTTAAGTATGCGGATGAGTGTGTGGAGTTAGGTAAGTTTACGCTTAAGGCGTTTAAGGATTTGGTGTTAAGCAATCCTCAGTATGTGGAGTTGATAAAGGGTGATGTGTATAAGGTGGTAACGAATTATTTAGGGACGGTAGATGGGAATGGCAAGGTTACGTATTATGACGGGACGCAGGTATTTGTGGACACTAAGGGGAATGAGATAGGAAGGTTTGTAGGGAAGGAGTATTTGGACTGGATAGCGGAGAGGACGTTACCATGGAGTTATCAGAAGGCACCGTATATAAAGAAGTTTGGGTGGAAGGGTATAGTAGACGGAGAGGGTACGAGTTTGTATAGTGTGGGACCGCTTGCGAGGTTTAACGTAGGTAATGGATTTGATACACCTGGAGCGCAGGAGGCATATGAGGAGATGTTGGAGTTTTTTGGAGGGAAGCCTGTGCACAATATATTAGGTTATCACTGGGCTAGGGCGATAGAGTTGTTACATTGTGCGGAGAAGATTAAGGAGCTTGCGTCAGACGAGAGTATTACGGCACCTGATGTGAGGCAGGAATTAGGGGAGCCGGTAGGAGAAGGTGTAGGTATAATCGAGGCAGTAAGAGGAACGCTTATCCATCATTACAAGACAGACAATAAGGGTATAGTAACCGATGCTAACATTATAGTGGCAACCACCCACAATAAAGGACCTATTAATATAGCCATCAAGAGGGCGGCAGAGAATTTTATCAAGGAAGGGAAGGTAGACGAAGGTATTCTCAACTTAGTAGAAATAGCTTATAGACCTTATGACCTTTGCCTTGCCTGTTCTACCCATACGTTACCTGGTAAGCTGCCTGTGCAGATAGACATTTATACTAAGGATGGAGAATTGGTAAAATCTTTGAGAAACTTTGAAAATTTAAAATAA